A region of Moorena producens PAL-8-15-08-1 DNA encodes the following proteins:
- a CDS encoding GNAT family N-acetyltransferase, which translates to MVNLSPKNLRTAQTNWRHKIKTLYQKKINPHERKDYITFLREKFFPNHNLAENKPIIANLPTTSILQLIKASKHLKDWPLIIYCCEEYQKRLDKAVSGYKLPPHAIDNLRLLSRAYQQLGIFEFAEKTLQRVIQSSDKPSACASRSQQLLDEYQELQLLTKSLPKGVETLRSDTLILTPLQTYHEEDFFWQYADPNIAELCKLPDFDEEDWQEWLKTNQTKSTKYQFAVNHKYWGFIGSVGLEISQRIGFFYFWLGTDFQGNGYGSQAVRIMLDWASRYLGLRCCYAKAYKHNIPSKKAMEKIGFRPLPCKVVIPEREDYEEELFYWGEHQTDRLSLSEINRFFMDQGFKERVVPSQESSNGYRRNHRPDFSTNLKKLTPNLTSQG; encoded by the coding sequence ATGGTCAATCTATCACCCAAAAACCTACGAACCGCCCAAACCAATTGGCGGCACAAAATCAAGACCCTATATCAAAAAAAAATTAATCCCCACGAAAGAAAAGATTACATAACTTTCCTACGGGAAAAATTCTTCCCAAACCACAACCTCGCAGAAAACAAACCAATCATCGCCAATCTACCAACAACAAGTATCCTCCAATTAATCAAAGCCAGCAAACACCTAAAGGACTGGCCTTTAATAATTTATTGCTGCGAAGAATACCAAAAGCGTCTGGATAAAGCAGTATCCGGCTACAAGCTACCACCTCACGCCATAGACAACCTACGCTTGCTCAGCAGAGCCTATCAACAGCTAGGCATTTTTGAATTTGCTGAAAAAACCTTACAACGGGTAATCCAGAGTAGCGATAAGCCTTCGGCATGCGCTTCGCGATCGCAGCAATTACTTGATGAGTACCAGGAATTACAATTACTAACAAAGAGCTTACCCAAAGGAGTTGAAACACTCCGCTCGGACACATTAATACTTACTCCCTTACAAACTTACCACGAAGAGGATTTTTTCTGGCAATACGCCGACCCCAATATAGCCGAATTGTGTAAACTACCGGACTTTGACGAAGAAGACTGGCAGGAATGGCTAAAGACAAACCAGACCAAATCAACAAAATATCAGTTTGCTGTCAACCATAAATACTGGGGGTTTATCGGTTCTGTAGGTCTGGAAATATCTCAACGGATTGGCTTTTTTTATTTTTGGTTAGGTACAGATTTTCAAGGAAATGGTTATGGGTCTCAAGCGGTAAGGATTATGCTTGATTGGGCTAGCCGTTATTTAGGTTTGCGCTGTTGTTACGCTAAAGCCTATAAACATAACATCCCATCCAAAAAAGCCATGGAAAAAATCGGCTTTCGACCTTTGCCATGCAAAGTGGTCATTCCAGAAAGAGAAGACTATGAGGAAGAACTGTTTTATTGGGGTGAACATCAAACCGATCGTCTTTCATTATCCGAAATCAACCGCTTTTTTATGGATCAAGGTTTCAAAGAGCGGGTAGTTCCTTCACAGGAGAGTAGCAACGGATATCGCAGGAATCACAGACCTGACTTTTCAACCAATCTAAAAAAGTTAACTCCAAATCTAACCTCACAGGGGTAG